The Burkholderia pyrrocinia genome includes a region encoding these proteins:
- a CDS encoding ATP-binding protein → MPYSPLQSIRRYQSISMFGGGILVTVLILIACALGMVSIVYGHIEAERRNFLTGSEETLEEIKVSETSFRNGVANTQLIWREISRAPDSVVDTFFDNDQRVTIKPYPSLVVGVPGQTGNRAEVSRYLALSMLLSRICAASSINRGRLLEGYHYSTRAGVFGLVPSMDEDWPALATPVQRARVLDALRIDFGDARPPAAGEPPRVSWLPPYDGPVMGQARIRIAAQAYSDGAPFAVLVTEYAPEYLLSWLPETPSSDGIFFITTADNRLVTMERRAAADQALSERLLGLDARRDLTKPDAPVFRDGFVVFRGRLASTGWIVAYAVSWKAVAAGVAWQAGTLAAATLLALAVMWTLLVRFYRRTLVPVYARSQRVFDSEELCRNVVEMAPIGLGLISRSDGRLMLASGTLTDTIARCGGDGRTLSAQVAAHYEAFVACGAPEGAMQVVLPLAGPDDAWLHLDIIARGARYQGEDVLIAAAVDVTAKRQLVRKLEEAVRAADSANAAKSSFLAAMSHEIRTPLNVILGNLELLERSALDVAQHTRVQTLRASAEVLMTLVSDVLDFSKIEAGAMTVESIEFDVVAVIGRELAAYAPIAKAKGLPLFAEIDASSAQRMRGDPTRLEQVFGNLLSNAIKFTRDGHVTARIAVRETESGSAELSIAVDDTGIGIDESNRQKLFKAFSQVDTSIARRYGGTGLGLALCDRLVAAMGGTISVTSAPGVGSSFTVRLPLGTAIVADAACESSGDRAALVVSARQAWRNLALPHLRTWGFDVDSYDSPARIPRERVAHACAVLLFGDADAWPHTQLDSLGGDTPVILATPDGPLQPDIAGRTIRVSSYSLGGLRAAMMRVAEIAGPRASPCEAADRADEAESQQALRVLLADDDAASVALLREQLDVLGCAVQAVGLGKTALDRLAGGAWDVLLLNADLPDMPACALAERVRDLGLSCDVVVVTSHLAPDEAARYAAADVEQRLTKPVTLAQWIRALTLAARRRGKRVPAERVQDQAVST, encoded by the coding sequence ATGCCTTACAGCCCGCTCCAGTCCATCCGCCGCTACCAGAGCATCTCGATGTTCGGCGGCGGCATTCTCGTCACCGTCCTGATCCTGATCGCCTGCGCGCTCGGGATGGTGTCGATCGTCTATGGGCACATCGAGGCCGAGCGGCGGAATTTCCTGACCGGCAGCGAAGAGACGCTCGAAGAAATCAAGGTGAGCGAGACATCGTTCCGCAACGGCGTCGCGAATACTCAATTGATCTGGCGGGAGATCTCGCGCGCGCCGGACAGCGTCGTCGACACGTTCTTCGACAACGATCAGCGGGTCACGATCAAACCGTATCCGTCGCTCGTCGTGGGCGTGCCGGGTCAGACCGGGAACCGCGCCGAAGTTTCGCGCTATCTCGCGTTGTCGATGCTGTTGTCGCGCATTTGCGCGGCAAGCTCGATCAATCGCGGCAGGCTGCTGGAGGGCTACCACTACAGCACGCGTGCCGGCGTATTCGGCCTCGTGCCGAGCATGGACGAAGACTGGCCGGCGCTGGCGACACCCGTGCAGCGCGCCCGCGTGCTCGATGCGCTGCGGATCGACTTCGGCGACGCGCGGCCGCCGGCGGCGGGCGAGCCCCCACGCGTGAGCTGGCTGCCGCCGTACGACGGCCCCGTCATGGGGCAGGCACGGATCCGGATTGCCGCGCAGGCGTATTCGGATGGCGCGCCGTTTGCGGTCCTCGTGACCGAATATGCGCCGGAATACCTGCTGTCGTGGCTGCCTGAAACGCCGTCGTCGGATGGCATCTTCTTCATCACCACCGCGGATAACCGGCTCGTGACGATGGAGCGCCGTGCCGCGGCCGATCAGGCGCTGAGCGAACGTCTGCTGGGTCTGGATGCACGGCGCGATCTGACGAAGCCGGACGCGCCCGTGTTTCGCGACGGCTTCGTGGTATTTCGCGGCAGGCTCGCTTCGACAGGCTGGATTGTCGCCTACGCGGTCTCGTGGAAGGCCGTCGCGGCGGGCGTCGCGTGGCAGGCGGGCACGCTCGCCGCCGCGACGCTGCTGGCCCTGGCGGTCATGTGGACGCTGCTGGTGCGGTTCTACCGGCGCACGCTGGTGCCCGTGTACGCACGCTCGCAACGCGTGTTCGACAGCGAGGAACTGTGCCGCAACGTGGTCGAGATGGCGCCGATCGGGCTCGGCCTGATTTCCCGGTCGGACGGCAGATTGATGCTCGCGAGCGGGACGCTGACGGACACGATCGCGCGATGCGGCGGTGACGGTCGGACGCTGTCCGCGCAGGTCGCCGCGCACTACGAAGCCTTTGTTGCGTGCGGCGCGCCCGAGGGGGCGATGCAGGTCGTTCTTCCGCTGGCGGGGCCGGACGACGCGTGGTTGCATCTGGACATCATCGCGCGCGGCGCGCGCTACCAGGGCGAGGATGTGTTGATCGCGGCGGCCGTCGATGTGACGGCGAAGCGGCAACTCGTCCGGAAGCTGGAGGAAGCGGTGCGCGCGGCCGATTCGGCGAATGCGGCCAAGTCGTCGTTCCTGGCCGCGATGAGTCACGAGATCCGGACGCCGCTCAACGTCATTCTCGGCAATCTGGAACTGCTCGAGCGTTCGGCGCTCGACGTAGCGCAGCACACCCGGGTACAGACGCTGCGCGCGTCGGCCGAAGTCCTGATGACGCTCGTCAGCGACGTGCTCGATTTCTCGAAGATCGAGGCGGGCGCGATGACGGTCGAATCGATCGAATTCGACGTGGTCGCGGTGATCGGGCGCGAACTGGCCGCCTATGCGCCGATCGCGAAAGCGAAGGGGTTGCCGCTGTTCGCCGAGATCGACGCGAGCAGCGCGCAACGCATGCGCGGCGACCCGACGCGTCTCGAGCAGGTGTTCGGCAATTTGCTGAGCAACGCGATCAAGTTCACGCGCGACGGCCACGTCACCGCGCGTATCGCGGTTCGCGAGACCGAATCCGGCTCCGCCGAGCTCTCGATCGCGGTCGACGACACGGGCATCGGCATTGACGAGTCGAACCGGCAGAAGCTGTTCAAGGCTTTTTCGCAGGTCGACACGTCGATTGCCCGGCGCTATGGCGGCACGGGGCTGGGCCTCGCGCTGTGCGACCGGCTCGTTGCCGCGATGGGGGGAACGATATCGGTGACGAGCGCGCCGGGCGTCGGCAGTAGCTTCACCGTGCGCTTGCCGCTCGGGACTGCAATCGTTGCGGACGCCGCCTGCGAGTCGTCCGGCGATCGCGCGGCGCTTGTCGTGTCGGCGCGGCAAGCGTGGCGCAATCTCGCACTGCCCCATCTGCGCACGTGGGGCTTCGACGTCGACTCGTACGACAGCCCGGCGCGCATCCCGCGCGAGCGCGTCGCGCACGCATGCGCGGTCCTGCTGTTCGGGGATGCCGACGCATGGCCTCACACCCAACTGGATAGCCTCGGCGGCGACACGCCGGTGATTCTCGCGACGCCGGACGGACCGCTTCAGCCCGATATCGCCGGCAGGACGATTCGCGTGTCGAGCTATTCGCTGGGGGGCTTGCGCGCCGCGATGATGCGGGTGGCGGAGATTGCCGGCCCGCGCGCGTCGCCGTGCGAGGCTGCGGACCGGGCGGACGAGGCGGAGAGCCAGCAAGCGTTGCGCGTGCTGCTTGCCGACGACGACGCGGCGAGCGTCGCATTGCTTCGGGAGCAACTCGATGTGCTCGGATGCGCAGTTCAGGCCGTGGGGCTCGGGAAAACGGCGCTCGACCGGCTGGCTGGCGGCGCGTGGGACGTGCTTCTGCTGAACGCCGATCTGCCCGACATGCCCGCCTGCGCGTTGGCCGAGCGGGTCCGCGATCTCGGCCTGTCCTGCGACGTGGTGGTGGTGACCTCGCATCTGGCGCCGGACGAGGCGGCGCGGTATGCGGCGGCCGACGTGGAGCAGCGGCTGACGAAGCCGGTGACGCTGGCGCAATGGATCCGCGCGCTGACGCTGGCGGCGCGGCGCCGGGGGAAACGCGTACCGGCAGAGCGTGTGCAGGATCAGGCCGTGTCGACGTGA
- a CDS encoding molecular chaperone, translating to MKRFHFAGLALAGSLLLSSGASLAGITLDGTRVVLAAPSKEASLMVRNRAPADVMIQTWMDPNDEKADVPFVITPTLSRLGGEKQQTLRVLYYGQGLPTDRESAFWLNVQEIPQKSKGDNTLQIAVRQRIKFFYRPAGLPGKVESAPAQLRWRLVNRGGKAQLEVSNPSAFHVSLASVKVQSGGRDYAAAAEMVPPSATRNFDVKDLPGSAAAAGAKVHFESINDYGAVEPHDGTTAS from the coding sequence ATGAAACGCTTCCACTTTGCCGGGCTGGCCCTGGCCGGCTCGCTATTGCTGTCTTCGGGCGCCTCGCTCGCCGGCATCACGCTCGACGGAACCCGCGTCGTGCTGGCCGCGCCGAGCAAGGAGGCGTCCCTAATGGTCCGGAACCGCGCGCCGGCCGACGTCATGATCCAGACGTGGATGGATCCGAACGACGAGAAGGCGGACGTGCCGTTCGTCATCACGCCGACGCTCAGCCGCCTGGGCGGCGAGAAGCAGCAGACGCTGCGCGTTCTCTACTACGGTCAGGGCCTGCCCACCGATCGCGAGTCGGCGTTCTGGCTCAATGTGCAGGAGATCCCGCAGAAGTCCAAGGGCGACAACACGCTGCAGATTGCCGTGCGTCAGCGCATCAAGTTCTTCTACCGGCCTGCCGGCCTGCCCGGCAAGGTGGAGAGCGCACCTGCGCAGCTTCGCTGGCGCCTCGTCAATCGCGGCGGCAAGGCGCAGCTCGAAGTGAGCAATCCGTCGGCTTTCCATGTATCGCTGGCTTCGGTCAAGGTGCAAAGCGGCGGCCGGGATTATGCCGCGGCGGCCGAGATGGTGCCGCCGTCCGCCACACGCAATTTCGATGTCAAGGATCTGCCGGGCAGCGCCGCTGCCGCGGGTGCCAAGGTTCACTTCGAATCGATCAACGACTACGGCGCCGTCGAGCCCCACGACGGAACCACCGCTAGTTGA
- a CDS encoding fimbria/pilus outer membrane usher protein, producing the protein MEIVRKEADVWTAGQIGASCLAMLGLVLPAQGHAMEFNESFLRKGEGPVELRYFEKGSSVLPGSYDVYVYLNRTLLKRHHIVFRADADGAVKPVVTLGLLRAVGVDVARLEKDGRIASGADDATVVDLASVADGAAVDFESNTLSLNISFPQKYVARTSRGYVDPSLWDDGIPALYSDYQVNYSRNDGHGYSSEYYFVGLRSGFNAGGWRFRNESTLTGTTGAGSRFSSNRSFVERDIRRLRSKVAAGELYTSGEIFDSVRFVGAQIGTDLGMLPDSEVGFAPTVRGIAESNAVVEVRQNGYVIYSTPVPPGAFEITDIYPSGSNGDLEIKITEADGRVRRFTQPYSYLPVMVRRGSLRYAFAAGQYRVPGQSSPKFSQGTLVYGLSDNFTGYGGILAAQNYMAANVGVGVNTPFGGVSLDVTNSRSRTSAGTRQGQSVRFLYSKTLYPTNTTFTMVGYRYSTDGYRTLSQHVEDTDRSYGPRIMRQKSRLDVNINQPLASGSMFLGVGDTTYWNGEGRSRRLQVGYSNSYKNVSYNIAASRIQESGPFGRPETQFNVSVSIPLGKVSNTHRVYANAVSSTGGDFNMQTGVSGFLNESNTLSYGVQAGYSRNGGGSGGVSAGWDTPNAKLTGNFNQDRSGRHLDVGAAGSVVVHGGGITTGQPLGETFAVVEVPKVRDVTFGGSQTVRTDRRGYAVLPYLQPYRQNWLSIDPSSIGTETEITDNARMVVPTRGAIVKTRFEAESGRRVQFELSLDEGGKIPFGAQAYDAQGKTLGMVDNQSRLLVFGIEDQGSIDVRWGDKRCTIGYTLKPQNKELAYERQAVSCMRGDTDASAN; encoded by the coding sequence ATGGAAATCGTCAGGAAGGAAGCCGATGTTTGGACTGCCGGGCAGATCGGCGCATCGTGCCTCGCGATGCTTGGACTGGTGCTGCCTGCGCAAGGCCATGCCATGGAATTCAACGAGTCTTTCCTGCGCAAGGGTGAAGGGCCTGTCGAGCTACGCTATTTCGAGAAGGGTAGCTCGGTGCTGCCGGGCAGCTACGACGTCTACGTCTACCTGAATCGCACGCTGCTCAAGCGCCATCACATCGTGTTCCGCGCGGACGCCGACGGCGCCGTCAAGCCGGTGGTGACGCTCGGGCTGTTGCGTGCGGTCGGTGTCGACGTCGCGCGGCTGGAGAAGGACGGGCGCATCGCGTCGGGCGCTGACGATGCGACGGTCGTGGATCTGGCCAGCGTGGCGGACGGCGCTGCCGTGGATTTCGAGTCCAATACGCTGTCGCTGAACATCAGCTTCCCGCAAAAATATGTCGCTCGAACGTCGCGCGGCTACGTAGACCCGTCGCTCTGGGACGACGGCATTCCCGCCCTCTACAGCGACTACCAGGTCAACTACAGCCGCAACGACGGCCACGGATACAGCAGCGAGTACTACTTCGTCGGTCTGCGCAGCGGCTTCAATGCTGGTGGCTGGCGCTTCCGCAACGAATCGACGCTGACCGGAACCACAGGCGCGGGGAGCCGCTTCAGCAGCAACCGCAGCTTCGTGGAGCGTGATATACGGCGCCTGCGCAGCAAGGTGGCGGCCGGCGAGTTGTATACGTCAGGCGAGATCTTCGACAGCGTGCGCTTCGTGGGCGCGCAGATCGGCACCGATCTCGGCATGCTGCCTGATAGCGAGGTTGGCTTCGCGCCGACCGTGCGCGGCATTGCCGAGAGCAATGCCGTCGTGGAGGTGCGGCAGAACGGCTATGTGATCTATTCGACGCCGGTGCCGCCCGGTGCGTTCGAGATCACGGACATCTATCCGAGCGGCTCGAACGGCGACCTCGAGATCAAGATCACCGAGGCGGACGGACGTGTGCGCCGGTTCACGCAGCCATACTCCTACTTGCCGGTGATGGTCCGGCGCGGCAGCCTGCGCTACGCATTCGCTGCCGGCCAGTATCGCGTGCCGGGCCAGTCGAGCCCGAAGTTCTCGCAGGGTACGCTGGTGTACGGCCTGTCCGACAACTTCACCGGATATGGCGGTATTCTCGCCGCACAGAACTATATGGCGGCCAACGTCGGCGTGGGTGTGAACACACCCTTCGGCGGCGTGTCGCTGGACGTCACGAACAGCCGGTCGCGCACGTCGGCCGGCACCAGGCAAGGCCAGAGCGTACGATTCCTGTACTCGAAGACTCTTTATCCGACCAATACGACCTTCACGATGGTCGGCTATCGCTATTCCACGGATGGCTACCGCACGTTGAGCCAGCACGTGGAGGACACGGACCGTTCGTACGGCCCGCGCATCATGCGGCAGAAAAGCCGCCTGGACGTGAACATCAACCAGCCGCTTGCAAGTGGCTCGATGTTCCTCGGCGTCGGCGATACCACGTACTGGAACGGCGAGGGACGCAGCCGGCGTCTGCAGGTCGGTTACAGCAACAGCTACAAGAACGTCAGCTACAACATCGCGGCATCGCGCATCCAGGAATCGGGGCCCTTCGGGCGCCCGGAAACGCAGTTCAACGTATCGGTCAGCATCCCGCTGGGCAAGGTGTCGAACACGCATCGCGTCTATGCGAATGCGGTCTCGTCCACGGGCGGCGACTTCAACATGCAGACCGGCGTGTCGGGTTTCCTGAACGAGAGCAACACCCTCAGCTACGGCGTGCAGGCCGGCTACAGCCGCAATGGCGGCGGATCGGGCGGTGTCAGCGCCGGCTGGGATACGCCCAATGCAAAGCTGACCGGCAACTTCAACCAGGACCGCTCCGGCAGGCATCTGGATGTGGGCGCCGCAGGCTCGGTGGTCGTGCACGGTGGCGGCATCACGACGGGGCAGCCGCTCGGCGAAACGTTCGCCGTGGTCGAGGTGCCGAAGGTGCGTGACGTGACGTTCGGCGGATCGCAGACGGTCCGCACCGACCGGCGCGGCTATGCGGTCTTGCCGTACCTGCAGCCCTACCGTCAGAACTGGCTCAGCATCGACCCGTCCAGCATCGGAACCGAGACGGAAATCACCGACAACGCCAGGATGGTGGTGCCCACGCGCGGGGCCATCGTCAAGACCCGCTTCGAGGCCGAGTCGGGGCGGCGCGTGCAGTTCGAACTGAGCCTGGACGAAGGGGGCAAGATTCCGTTCGGTGCCCAGGCGTACGACGCGCAGGGCAAGACGCTCGGCATGGTGGACAACCAGTCCCGGTTGCTCGTGTTCGGCATCGAGGACCAAGGCAGCATCGACGTGCGCTGGGGCGACAAGCGCTGCACGATCGGCTACACCCTGAAGCCGCAGAACAAGGAGCTGGCCTACGAGCGCCAGGCGGTGAGCTGCATGCGCGGCGACACGGATGCCAGCGCCAACTGA
- a CDS encoding response regulator transcription factor has translation MDEFFVRVTVADDHPSSALGMSQALAGSSTIKLVGAVSNSTDLVAALDEQPCDVVVVDYVMPGGKYGDGLALLSFLQRRYPALHLVTITMIDNPSVLRAIQKQGVGCILSKSDAISHLVGAVHAAYVGANYMSPFIKQLLDGSEAPPTVRQLTTREIEVVRLYCAGYTVGEIAAQLHRSKQTISSQKSSAMKKLGIVRDADLIRYADEGKLQNAPAGDVPPENA, from the coding sequence ATGGATGAATTTTTTGTGCGTGTGACGGTGGCGGACGATCATCCTTCGTCCGCGCTCGGGATGTCGCAGGCGCTTGCGGGAAGCAGCACGATCAAGCTGGTGGGAGCCGTCTCGAACTCGACAGACCTGGTAGCGGCGCTCGACGAGCAACCGTGCGACGTGGTCGTGGTGGACTACGTGATGCCGGGCGGCAAGTACGGCGACGGGCTTGCGCTGTTGTCGTTCCTTCAGCGTCGTTATCCCGCGCTTCACCTCGTGACGATCACGATGATCGACAATCCGAGCGTGCTGCGGGCGATCCAGAAACAGGGCGTCGGCTGCATCCTGAGCAAGTCGGACGCGATTTCGCATCTGGTCGGCGCCGTTCATGCCGCTTATGTCGGCGCGAATTACATGTCGCCGTTCATCAAGCAATTGCTGGACGGCAGCGAAGCGCCGCCGACCGTGCGCCAGTTGACGACGCGCGAGATCGAAGTGGTCCGGCTGTATTGCGCGGGGTACACGGTTGGCGAGATCGCCGCGCAGCTCCACCGCAGCAAGCAGACCATCAGTTCGCAGAAGTCCAGTGCAATGAAGAAGCTTGGCATCGTCCGCGACGCAGACCTGATCCGTTATGCCGACGAAGGCAAGCTCCAGAATGCGCCGGCCGGCGACGTGCCGCCGGAGAATGCGTAG
- a CDS encoding hybrid sensor histidine kinase/response regulator, whose translation MPAKLKRLVAHLASAGHKPFEPGRVRRQQQSLLFGSGAAITVFILVCAALVVRLEVLDYFTQVRGAFLKREAQMQGELQSTKLLFGQYLNNSQSLWKAGEQVSPDVLRKFAEDHGRVVRYRLGHAAFVGLADIAPDRPASLYSPYLGLIFRQFDVAATQAPVDVGLSGYLIGLNVDFLGVFDPELAGRALALPDGFDLKRLIRQLTPSDASIVSRQPDGAGVLLERHIDPLLGRPVLRFASRLYDSNGQPFAWAVVNSRSRIDRILEPQGGDEEYTLIDVRGNVLAGAPRSSGMIARALEYARFPRGEYIETQRVGTRFVIVDRLPDPDLVLMVTFSWRTVAAAIAVQAGLTVGLALLAITMLWIAILLFDRRALRPANRRALRLIESEALNRTLIRVAPAGLMLLSLADGDTMVRNDTMLAYEKAASGPPLGKRLWHAYRESRRGSGAPRVVTHELAVELAGQGTTFFAANIVRTRFRGVDVLLCTLLDITARKQAEHKLREAREAAEDANRAKSTFLATMSHEIRTPLNAIIGNLELMARAALPSQERRRLKTIVSSSDALLRVINDVLDLSKAESNQMVLEHIPFDLRGVLRDVAAIFRPISDAKHLTLECRIAPDLADGYVGDPTRLRQLVSNLVGNAIKFTKRGGITIDARMETNGAGVRRVEIAVRDTGIGIPDDALPTLFDVYIQADPSVFRRFGGTGLGLPLCRRIAALMHGELTVESRVDEGTTFVAALPLPAAPAGWRDAFAEPDAAPESGQAPVQETYDDMPPLRVLVAEDHPASRALLRDQLDALGYDATIVTNGIEAMRAFFEHPFDVVLTDLGMPELDGFALARFLREQGAKVPVIAMTAHATDEDYRRCERAGAAEVVLKPLSIDALDAVLRRQTARDPAAASDAARAGGGHADNRPVISDEIRETLRAATLHSLAVIGDALSSGEIDPVKIELHSMRGGFALAGDTAASDACARAELTVNEGGIDAMKAQWPALEAEIERALKRLSGAGQRESHEAD comes from the coding sequence ATGCCCGCAAAATTGAAGAGACTCGTTGCCCATCTCGCGTCGGCGGGGCACAAGCCATTCGAGCCGGGCCGGGTTCGGCGCCAGCAGCAGTCCCTGCTGTTCGGCAGCGGCGCGGCAATCACGGTGTTCATTCTGGTGTGCGCGGCGCTCGTCGTGCGACTCGAAGTGCTCGACTACTTCACGCAGGTGCGGGGGGCCTTTCTGAAGCGTGAAGCGCAAATGCAAGGCGAGCTGCAGTCGACGAAGCTGTTGTTCGGCCAGTACCTCAACAATTCGCAGAGCCTCTGGAAAGCCGGCGAGCAGGTATCGCCGGACGTATTGCGGAAATTCGCCGAGGATCACGGCAGGGTGGTCCGCTACCGGCTCGGCCACGCGGCGTTCGTCGGGCTGGCCGATATTGCGCCGGATCGCCCGGCCAGCCTGTATTCCCCTTATCTCGGGCTGATTTTCCGGCAATTCGACGTCGCAGCCACGCAGGCTCCGGTCGACGTGGGATTGTCCGGCTACCTGATCGGCCTGAACGTGGATTTTCTCGGCGTATTCGATCCGGAGCTCGCCGGGCGGGCGCTTGCCCTGCCTGACGGATTCGACCTGAAGCGCCTGATACGACAGCTGACGCCTTCGGACGCAAGCATCGTTTCGCGGCAGCCGGACGGGGCAGGCGTCCTGCTCGAACGGCACATCGATCCGCTTCTCGGACGTCCCGTGCTGCGATTTGCCAGCCGTCTGTACGACAGCAACGGGCAACCGTTTGCATGGGCCGTCGTCAACAGCCGTTCCCGAATCGATCGCATTCTTGAGCCGCAAGGCGGCGACGAGGAATACACGCTGATCGACGTTCGCGGCAACGTGCTGGCCGGCGCGCCGCGCAGCAGCGGGATGATCGCGCGAGCGCTCGAGTATGCACGGTTTCCGCGTGGCGAATATATTGAAACGCAGCGCGTCGGCACCCGCTTCGTCATCGTCGACCGTCTGCCGGATCCGGATCTCGTGCTGATGGTGACCTTCTCGTGGCGCACCGTCGCGGCGGCTATCGCCGTGCAAGCGGGCCTGACCGTTGGTCTGGCGTTGCTTGCCATTACGATGCTCTGGATCGCGATCTTGCTGTTCGACCGGCGTGCGCTGCGTCCGGCGAACCGGCGGGCGCTACGCCTGATCGAGAGCGAGGCGCTCAACCGCACGCTGATCCGCGTCGCGCCCGCCGGGCTCATGCTGCTGTCGCTGGCCGACGGCGACACGATGGTGCGCAACGACACGATGCTCGCGTACGAGAAGGCCGCCTCCGGGCCGCCGCTCGGCAAGCGGCTCTGGCACGCGTATCGGGAGAGCCGTCGCGGCTCGGGCGCGCCGCGCGTCGTGACGCACGAGCTGGCGGTCGAGCTGGCCGGGCAGGGCACGACCTTTTTCGCGGCGAACATCGTACGCACCCGTTTTCGCGGCGTCGACGTGCTGCTCTGCACGCTGCTCGACATCACCGCGCGCAAGCAGGCCGAACACAAGCTGCGGGAAGCGCGCGAGGCCGCGGAAGACGCCAACCGGGCCAAGTCGACGTTTCTCGCGACGATGAGCCACGAGATCCGCACGCCGCTCAACGCGATCATCGGCAATCTGGAACTGATGGCGCGCGCGGCGCTGCCGTCACAGGAACGGCGGCGCCTGAAGACGATCGTGTCGTCGTCGGATGCGCTGCTGCGCGTGATCAACGACGTGCTCGACCTGTCGAAGGCCGAATCGAACCAGATGGTGCTCGAGCACATCCCGTTCGATCTGCGCGGCGTGCTGCGCGACGTGGCGGCGATCTTTCGCCCGATCTCGGACGCGAAGCATCTGACGCTCGAATGCCGGATCGCGCCCGACCTGGCGGACGGCTACGTCGGCGACCCGACGCGGCTGCGTCAGCTCGTGTCGAACCTCGTCGGCAACGCGATCAAGTTCACGAAGCGCGGCGGCATCACGATCGACGCGCGGATGGAGACGAACGGCGCAGGCGTCCGCCGTGTCGAGATCGCGGTGCGCGACACGGGCATCGGTATTCCCGACGATGCGCTGCCGACCTTGTTCGACGTCTATATCCAGGCCGACCCGTCCGTGTTCCGGCGCTTCGGCGGCACCGGGCTCGGATTGCCGCTGTGCCGACGCATTGCCGCGTTGATGCACGGCGAGCTGACGGTCGAAAGCCGGGTCGACGAGGGCACGACCTTCGTCGCCGCGCTGCCGCTGCCCGCCGCGCCCGCCGGCTGGCGGGATGCGTTTGCGGAGCCGGACGCGGCGCCCGAGAGCGGGCAGGCGCCGGTGCAAGAAACGTACGACGACATGCCGCCGCTGCGCGTGCTGGTGGCCGAGGATCATCCGGCGAGCCGCGCGCTGCTGCGCGACCAGCTCGACGCGCTGGGTTACGACGCGACGATCGTGACGAACGGCATCGAAGCGATGCGGGCATTCTTCGAGCATCCGTTCGACGTCGTATTGACCGACCTGGGCATGCCGGAACTCGATGGCTTCGCGCTGGCGCGGTTCCTGCGCGAGCAGGGGGCGAAGGTGCCGGTGATCGCGATGACCGCGCATGCTACCGACGAGGATTACCGGCGCTGCGAACGGGCGGGGGCGGCGGAAGTCGTGCTCAAGCCGCTGTCGATCGATGCGCTTGACGCCGTGCTGCGGCGGCAGACGGCGCGTGACCCTGCGGCTGCTTCCGATGCGGCGCGTGCAGGCGGCGGGCATGCCGACAACCGGCCGGTGATATCGGACGAGATTCGCGAGACGCTGCGCGCGGCAACGCTGCATTCGCTGGCGGTGATCGGCGACGCGCTGTCGAGCGGTGAAATCGATCCGGTCAAGATCGAACTGCATTCGATGCGCGGCGGGTTCGCGCTGGCCGGCGACACCGCGGCGAGCGATGCATGCGCGCGAGCCGAACTGACCGTGAACGAAGGTGGCATCGACGCGATGAAGGCGCAGTGGCCGGCGCTCGAAGCCGAGATCGAGCGCGCGTTGAAACGGCTGTCAGGGGCCGGGCAACGCGAATCACACGAGGCCGATTGA
- a CDS encoding fimbrial protein, whose translation MAINIKKMTIAAAVALAASSAMAADGTINFTGEIVAASCAITGGNGTSVTGSKGGQSIDVKLGKVSADTLAGTAGGGIAAGTAINLNLDCGATGKGLSSVKVRFDPAGGSGVDGKNNKLLQVTGTATGVGIGIYSTAGTLLNLNANETFDAPLVQGGTAEAPIYTANLALRAAYVANGNEIAAGTANGTLPFTLTYE comes from the coding sequence GTGGCAATCAACATCAAGAAAATGACTATCGCAGCAGCGGTCGCACTGGCAGCAAGCAGCGCGATGGCTGCAGACGGCACCATCAACTTTACGGGTGAGATCGTCGCCGCATCGTGCGCCATTACCGGCGGTAACGGGACGTCCGTCACCGGCAGCAAGGGTGGCCAGTCCATCGACGTCAAGCTGGGCAAGGTCAGCGCGGATACGCTGGCCGGCACCGCCGGCGGCGGCATTGCGGCCGGTACTGCGATCAACCTCAACCTCGATTGCGGTGCGACCGGCAAGGGCCTGAGCTCGGTCAAGGTTCGTTTCGATCCGGCTGGTGGTTCGGGAGTGGACGGCAAGAACAACAAGCTGCTGCAAGTCACCGGTACCGCCACGGGCGTGGGCATCGGTATCTACAGCACGGCGGGCACGCTGCTGAACCTGAACGCCAACGAGACGTTCGACGCACCGCTGGTCCAAGGCGGCACGGCCGAAGCTCCGATCTACACGGCCAACCTGGCGCTGCGCGCTGCTTACGTGGCGAATGGCAACGAAATCGCTGCCGGTACCGCCAACGGCACGCTGCCTTTCACGCTGACCTACGAGTAA